From Virgibacillus ihumii, the proteins below share one genomic window:
- a CDS encoding Ger(x)C family spore germination protein has protein sequence MVKSRLICLIIAGISVMLLAGCWDRVEIEQRGFVLGAAIDIAEEQTDDELQLTLTAQIVVPSGLGTPTGGGSKKKAYMNISATGHSLFAIERELAQKTSRSPYFQHLKMVIISEDVASKPNLFSSLMDFFIRDHEMRRGNRVIIMDGRPIEALEATSDNENIPTIYIESMMDNSFKNADVLTPLRVGKIHGYLVTEQSFVIPKIEMKGNRVKYEGGAVFNGGKNRVVGTLNSKELKGMNLITGKIQGGLIKTELNEHLTTTEILRTKSNMSITSLQQNNVKASIKIDLSGKVAETFSSIDVANKRNLEKLEMKTEQKITKLVERTVEKAQQDLHTDVLGVEQLLKQHHYDFWKKIKDNWDHGKNYFTNSDITVQVNVNIRATGGVDQTSD, from the coding sequence GTGGTGAAAAGTAGATTAATATGTCTGATAATAGCCGGTATATCGGTTATGCTGCTGGCGGGGTGCTGGGATCGGGTGGAAATTGAGCAGCGCGGCTTTGTGCTTGGAGCAGCAATTGATATAGCGGAAGAACAAACGGATGATGAACTTCAGCTTACATTAACGGCGCAGATTGTTGTACCATCGGGACTTGGTACTCCAACCGGTGGGGGCAGCAAAAAGAAGGCTTATATGAACATTTCGGCAACAGGACACAGTTTATTTGCGATTGAGCGTGAATTAGCCCAAAAAACGAGTAGGTCACCTTATTTTCAACATTTAAAGATGGTTATCATCTCTGAAGATGTAGCCAGTAAGCCGAATTTGTTTTCTAGTTTGATGGATTTTTTTATTCGTGACCATGAAATGCGCAGAGGGAACAGGGTTATTATTATGGACGGAAGGCCAATAGAAGCACTCGAGGCAACTTCTGATAATGAGAACATCCCGACTATTTATATTGAATCAATGATGGATAACAGTTTTAAAAATGCTGATGTGCTGACGCCGTTGCGGGTTGGTAAAATTCATGGTTATTTGGTCACGGAACAGAGTTTTGTCATTCCAAAAATTGAAATGAAAGGTAACAGGGTAAAATATGAAGGGGGGGCAGTTTTTAATGGCGGAAAAAATCGTGTTGTTGGAACTCTCAATTCCAAAGAATTAAAGGGTATGAATCTCATCACAGGAAAAATACAGGGCGGGCTGATTAAGACAGAATTGAATGAGCATCTGACCACAACGGAAATCTTACGGACAAAGAGCAATATGAGCATAACAAGTTTGCAGCAAAATAACGTTAAAGCTTCAATTAAAATCGATTTATCCGGAAAAGTTGCTGAAACGTTCAGTTCAATAGATGTGGCAAACAAGCGAAATTTAGAAAAACTTGAAATGAAGACGGAGCAAAAAATAACCAAACTGGTAGAACGAACCGTGGAGAAAGCACAGCAGGATTTGCATACAGATGTACTTGGTGTTGAACAGCTTCTGAAACAGCATCATTATGATTTTTGGAAAAAAATAAAAGATAACTGGGACCATGGCAAAAATTATTTCACAAACAGTGATATTACGGTTCAAGTCAATGTGAATATTCGAGCAACAGGAGGAGTCGATCAGACCAGCGATTGA
- a CDS encoding amidase gives MDSRTYLSMDATEMAEQVRQQQAHPSELVDAAFMQLEKVNKLLNAVVHDRLIQAQKEAAVVAEGQPFSGVPILLKNISQAVKNEPLTSGSILMKEFVSDHDSHLVKKIRDAGFLPLGHTNTPEFALKNITEPAYYGPTRNPWNPDYSPGGSSGGAAAAIASGIVPMAGASDGGGSIRIPASFTGLFGLKPTRGRTPVGPGAGRAWQGAAIDFALSRTVRDSASMLDLLQVIQPEAAFQTPLFQEKYVDHMKKSFEKPLRVAFSTESPVGTPVSEDARAAVEKMARWLERQGHYVEEQENNVNGVKLMKDYYLMNSGEMSSVVKQLEASLGRQLTADDLEIESWMLNKAGESISAAEFSASLASWDTAAAKMAAFHESYDFYITPATAFTAPKVGELTHSPEEQERMREEMRESDSSDQQKLIYEMFLPSLTYTPFTQLANLTGQPAMSLPIYVSDKNMPLGVQVMAPKGEEHKLLQLACQTEQSDIWQGLDGNPYFSG, from the coding sequence ATGGATTCCAGAACCTATTTATCCATGGATGCTACGGAAATGGCCGAACAGGTCAGGCAGCAGCAGGCACATCCGTCTGAATTAGTTGATGCCGCTTTTATGCAGCTGGAAAAAGTTAATAAACTGTTGAATGCAGTTGTCCATGACAGGCTTATACAAGCTCAAAAGGAAGCGGCTGTGGTTGCTGAGGGCCAGCCATTTTCCGGTGTACCTATTTTGCTAAAAAATATCTCGCAAGCAGTTAAAAATGAGCCACTGACTTCAGGTTCCATATTGATGAAGGAGTTTGTCAGTGACCATGACTCCCATCTGGTTAAAAAAATTCGTGATGCAGGATTTCTGCCTTTAGGTCATACCAATACACCTGAGTTTGCACTGAAAAATATAACTGAACCTGCTTATTATGGCCCAACACGAAATCCATGGAATCCGGATTACTCACCGGGTGGTTCGAGTGGAGGAGCGGCTGCAGCAATTGCATCCGGAATTGTTCCAATGGCAGGTGCGAGTGATGGCGGTGGATCGATTCGAATTCCGGCTTCCTTTACAGGGCTTTTTGGTCTGAAGCCGACAAGGGGGAGAACACCAGTCGGCCCTGGTGCGGGACGGGCCTGGCAAGGAGCAGCGATTGATTTTGCATTGAGCCGAACAGTAAGGGACAGTGCGTCAATGCTTGATCTGCTGCAGGTAATCCAGCCGGAAGCGGCATTCCAGACGCCGCTTTTTCAGGAAAAGTATGTTGATCATATGAAAAAGTCATTTGAAAAACCTTTACGGGTTGCTTTTTCGACTGAATCTCCTGTTGGCACACCTGTTTCCGAGGATGCCCGGGCAGCGGTTGAAAAAATGGCAAGGTGGCTGGAACGACAAGGACATTACGTGGAGGAACAGGAAAATAATGTGAATGGTGTCAAACTGATGAAGGATTATTATCTGATGAACAGTGGTGAAATGTCTTCCGTTGTAAAACAGTTGGAAGCATCACTGGGTCGGCAGCTCACTGCAGATGACCTGGAAATAGAGTCGTGGATGCTGAATAAAGCCGGGGAATCGATATCAGCGGCAGAATTTTCAGCCAGTCTTGCCTCATGGGATACTGCTGCAGCAAAGATGGCAGCTTTTCATGAGTCGTATGATTTTTATATTACACCTGCTACAGCATTTACAGCGCCAAAAGTGGGGGAACTGACACATTCGCCTGAAGAGCAGGAGCGAATGCGCGAGGAGATGCGGGAGTCCGACAGCAGTGATCAGCAGAAGTTGATTTATGAGATGTTCCTGCCAAGCCTGACATATACCCCCTTCACACAACTGGCAAATTTAACAGGTCAGCCAGCTATGTCACTGCCAATATATGTATCTGATAAAAACATGCCGCTCGGTGTCCAGGTGATGGCTCCAAAGGGAGAAGAACATAAGCTTTTGCAGCTGGCATGTCAGACAGAGCAGTCTGATATTTGGCAAGGGCTGGACGGAAATCCGTATTTCAGCGGTTAA
- a CDS encoding NCS2 family permease: protein MKKYFRFQELGTNYKTEFMAGLTTFLAMAYILFVIPSTMALEGVDQLPEGVTRINKEAVFTATAIAAAVGSLFMGIIAKYPIALGPGMGLNAFFAYTVVLGYGIPWQTALSGVLASGIIFILLTLSGFREKIINAIPANLKLAVGSGIGLFIAFIGFQSSGIIVGDDATLVALGDLTSPHVLLAVFGVIISIILLTLNVKGGIFYGMILTSIAGIIFGLIDPPSGLGGVVGEVPSLAPTFGQAFAHFGDIFTMEMLVVILTFLFVDFFDTAGTLVAVATQAGLIKDNKLPRAGKALFSDSSATVVGAVVGTSTTTSYIESTAGVAAGGRSGFTAVVTAGFFLLALFFSPLLSVVTAEVTAPALIIVGVLMSSSLKDIDWDKFEIAVPAFFIIITMPLTYSIATGIALGFIFYPITMALKGRVKEINPVMYGLFVIFILYFIFLS, encoded by the coding sequence TTGAAAAAATACTTTCGCTTTCAGGAATTGGGGACAAATTACAAAACGGAATTTATGGCAGGATTAACAACTTTTCTGGCCATGGCCTATATCCTGTTCGTCATTCCGTCAACGATGGCATTGGAAGGTGTCGACCAATTGCCTGAAGGTGTGACGAGGATCAATAAGGAAGCAGTTTTCACCGCCACAGCAATTGCTGCTGCGGTCGGGTCGCTTTTTATGGGGATAATCGCGAAATATCCGATTGCCCTTGGACCCGGGATGGGTTTGAACGCTTTTTTCGCTTATACAGTAGTACTTGGATACGGTATACCGTGGCAAACTGCACTATCAGGTGTATTGGCATCCGGAATTATATTTATTCTGTTAACGTTGTCAGGATTTCGTGAAAAAATAATTAACGCAATTCCCGCGAATCTGAAGCTTGCAGTGGGATCAGGAATTGGCTTATTTATCGCCTTCATTGGATTTCAGAGTTCTGGGATTATTGTGGGAGACGATGCTACACTGGTCGCTTTGGGAGACCTTACCTCCCCGCATGTTTTATTAGCTGTATTCGGGGTTATTATCTCAATCATTTTATTAACGTTAAATGTTAAGGGCGGCATTTTCTACGGCATGATTCTGACGTCCATTGCGGGTATTATTTTCGGCTTGATTGATCCGCCGTCGGGTCTTGGCGGTGTTGTCGGTGAAGTTCCAAGTCTGGCACCAACATTTGGACAGGCGTTTGCACACTTTGGTGATATTTTTACAATGGAAATGCTTGTCGTCATTTTAACATTTTTATTCGTTGATTTCTTTGATACGGCTGGAACACTTGTGGCAGTTGCGACGCAGGCTGGCTTGATAAAAGACAACAAATTGCCGCGCGCCGGGAAAGCTTTGTTTTCTGATTCCAGTGCTACGGTTGTCGGTGCGGTTGTTGGTACCTCAACAACAACTTCATACATTGAGTCAACAGCAGGTGTGGCGGCTGGCGGACGCTCCGGATTCACCGCTGTAGTCACGGCGGGATTCTTTCTTTTGGCCTTATTTTTCTCACCATTATTGAGCGTTGTGACAGCGGAAGTGACTGCGCCTGCGTTGATTATCGTTGGTGTTTTAATGTCATCCTCCCTGAAGGATATTGACTGGGATAAGTTTGAAATCGCGGTACCGGCATTCTTTATCATAATTACAATGCCGCTGACATACAGTATCGCAACCGGCATCGCACTTGGGTTTATTTTTTATCCGATTACGATGGCGTTGAAAGGACGCGTCAAAGAAATCAACCCGGTTATGTACGGACTTTTTGTTATCTTTATTCTGTATTTTATATTTTTGAGTTAG
- a CDS encoding DUF58 domain-containing protein, protein MSERLKFVGKLLSVVFLILVLFSYAMFQGGFTSWFLFFGFLPIFLYHLGLLLYPIHKWQVTRHFSRNVVRTGDNVDVTVKVKRSMPYPLYFCICEEIFPDTLQRTKGSNESYRYLNEPDRMHVNRSIKKIVFPGFRREIEFPYVLQQVPRGEHQLKFIRIRVGDVFGFVKKEHTFHVKDQVVAFPDKRSVHMNETFSSFEQGSISSYALNLKNSNVATGVREYEPGDKFSWIDWKQTAKKNNVITKEFEQEKSTDTMVVLDACDYEGINKLAFEAAVELTVSMLEYVRKQASQVSFLSVGGNAVFFPMHHDPIKADSIRRHLTRIQPDGGTQPFSMKLQGELPKVPKGSNIIMLTTHFDDGFMEMIQKTNQQAKQVIVLFIQGSALISDREHQIIQQLRLAGIVINVLTEKQLVHNATEVSVS, encoded by the coding sequence ATGAGTGAACGCCTGAAATTTGTCGGGAAGCTGCTTTCTGTTGTTTTTCTGATACTGGTGCTTTTTTCGTATGCCATGTTCCAGGGCGGGTTCACCAGCTGGTTTTTGTTTTTTGGCTTTTTGCCTATCTTCCTTTATCATCTAGGGTTGTTATTGTATCCAATTCATAAATGGCAGGTTACCCGCCACTTTTCCCGGAATGTCGTTCGTACAGGTGATAACGTTGATGTCACCGTAAAAGTAAAACGCTCGATGCCATACCCGCTTTATTTCTGTATTTGTGAAGAAATTTTTCCGGATACCTTGCAGCGGACAAAAGGGAGTAATGAGTCCTACCGTTATTTGAACGAGCCCGACCGGATGCATGTCAACCGGAGTATTAAAAAAATTGTGTTTCCGGGTTTCCGTCGTGAAATTGAATTTCCATACGTGCTGCAGCAGGTGCCCCGCGGTGAACACCAGCTGAAGTTTATCCGCATCCGCGTCGGAGATGTGTTTGGTTTTGTTAAAAAAGAGCATACCTTCCATGTGAAAGATCAGGTTGTCGCATTTCCTGATAAGCGGAGCGTTCATATGAATGAAACTTTCAGCAGTTTCGAGCAGGGATCGATTTCCTCCTACGCACTGAACCTGAAAAATAGTAATGTTGCTACAGGTGTCCGGGAGTATGAACCCGGTGATAAATTTTCTTGGATAGATTGGAAACAAACCGCTAAGAAAAATAATGTCATCACCAAAGAGTTTGAGCAGGAGAAGAGCACGGACACAATGGTTGTGCTGGACGCATGTGATTATGAGGGAATTAATAAGCTTGCTTTCGAAGCGGCAGTTGAATTGACTGTATCCATGCTGGAATATGTTCGCAAGCAGGCATCACAGGTCAGTTTTTTATCAGTTGGAGGGAACGCGGTTTTCTTTCCAATGCATCATGATCCGATCAAAGCGGATTCCATTCGCAGGCACCTGACCAGGATTCAGCCGGACGGAGGGACTCAGCCATTTTCAATGAAGCTGCAGGGGGAATTGCCAAAGGTCCCCAAAGGATCGAACATCATCATGCTCACGACTCATTTTGATGACGGATTTATGGAAATGATTCAAAAGACAAATCAACAGGCGAAGCAGGTCATCGTTCTGTTTATCCAAGGGTCCGCTTTGATATCAGACAGGGAGCATCAGATCATTCAGCAGCTTCGTCTGGCCGGAATTGTAATAAATGTGCTTACGGAAAAGCAATTGGTCCACAATGCCACCGAGGTGAGTGTGTCATGA
- a CDS encoding transglutaminase TgpA family protein: MNTKIPILYTIILYICAFVLFLEWLYPINVVGDVNNLTVFILFTLFCFFISILQLHWLLSMSLKGIGLIFIIDSLFLTGTPLSKPWVTQLFTEIGYNLNALFSEQWYELTPLFRSVLFLILIWLMSYLLQYWFIVMKRIFLFILLTFIYLTVLDTFTVYDADMAIVRTFVVSFIALGMTSLFKEIDQEEIRFSWMKKQTVWIVPLVLVVMFSTLVGYAAPKFDPQWPDPVPFIKSAADNAGGPGDGSSVIQKVGYGNDDTRLGGSFVQDNTPVFQAVAEDKNYWRVETKDIYTGKGWVKSQNLSYSRQNPDNFALETFADSVETEEFEAEVNFQGDSGMEKLIYPYGIEEVTAEKDDVNYLLESGSGEIRTEIDDEGVKLNHYSIMYDKPTFAINKLRNASMEDPSFIDERYTQLPDSLPGRVGDLAKQITSDKDNRYDKAQAVESYFNSNGFVYQTTNVPIPDKGEDYVAQFLFDSKAGYCDNFSTSMVVLLRTLDIPARWVKGFTGGEQVGSTDNGKNVYEITNSNAHSWVEVYFPEIGWVPFEPTQGFSNLSDFELNLDNETATRGTEQSTGSDSQQQQQQRQPEPIGPQQQQNDAGTSAGNSTAGSNVNWWSVLLISAVVLLAAYIIYRTRLHWQTLFVMLKYNSKSDAKTYQEAYHLLLKVLEKNGLSKKPDQTLREYSQRIDYRFQTDAMGRLTSHYERILYKNETDNKEAAELNQLWKYLIKRVKA, from the coding sequence ATGAATACGAAAATCCCAATCCTATATACTATCATTCTGTATATTTGCGCATTTGTTCTGTTTTTGGAATGGTTATACCCGATTAATGTAGTTGGGGATGTAAACAATTTAACCGTTTTTATTCTGTTTACGTTATTCTGCTTTTTTATCTCGATTCTTCAGCTCCATTGGCTGCTGTCCATGTCATTAAAAGGAATTGGTCTGATTTTTATCATTGACTCCCTGTTTTTGACAGGTACTCCTTTGAGCAAGCCTTGGGTTACACAGTTGTTTACGGAAATCGGTTATAATCTTAATGCGTTATTTTCCGAACAGTGGTATGAACTGACCCCGCTTTTCCGCAGTGTACTGTTCCTGATCCTGATTTGGTTGATGAGCTATCTGCTTCAGTATTGGTTTATTGTCATGAAACGAATTTTCCTGTTTATTTTGCTTACGTTTATTTATTTGACCGTTTTGGATACATTTACGGTTTACGATGCGGATATGGCAATTGTTCGCACATTTGTCGTGTCGTTTATCGCACTTGGAATGACAAGTCTCTTTAAGGAAATTGATCAGGAGGAGATCCGTTTCTCCTGGATGAAAAAGCAGACGGTTTGGATTGTGCCGCTGGTACTTGTGGTGATGTTTTCCACGTTGGTCGGCTACGCTGCGCCAAAGTTTGACCCGCAGTGGCCTGATCCTGTTCCATTTATAAAGAGTGCGGCTGACAATGCTGGAGGGCCAGGTGATGGCTCGTCTGTCATACAAAAAGTCGGATACGGAAACGATGACACAAGACTTGGTGGATCATTCGTACAGGATAATACCCCGGTATTCCAGGCAGTTGCTGAAGACAAGAATTACTGGCGGGTTGAAACAAAGGATATCTATACCGGAAAAGGTTGGGTTAAGTCACAAAATTTAAGTTACTCAAGGCAGAATCCGGATAATTTCGCACTGGAAACATTTGCCGACAGTGTCGAAACGGAAGAATTTGAGGCTGAAGTGAATTTTCAAGGTGACAGTGGTATGGAAAAGCTGATCTATCCATATGGTATCGAAGAAGTAACGGCTGAAAAAGATGATGTGAATTACTTGCTGGAATCTGGTTCTGGAGAAATCCGAACCGAGATTGACGATGAAGGGGTAAAGTTGAATCATTACTCTATTATGTATGATAAACCGACATTTGCCATCAATAAGTTACGCAATGCCAGTATGGAGGATCCATCATTTATTGATGAACGTTATACACAGTTGCCTGATTCGCTTCCTGGACGTGTGGGCGATCTTGCCAAGCAAATAACATCAGATAAGGATAACCGTTATGACAAAGCACAAGCGGTTGAATCGTATTTCAACAGCAATGGTTTTGTCTATCAGACGACAAATGTACCGATACCTGATAAGGGAGAAGATTACGTCGCTCAATTTTTATTTGATTCAAAAGCGGGCTATTGTGATAATTTTTCCACCTCCATGGTTGTTTTGCTCAGAACGCTTGATATTCCGGCTCGCTGGGTAAAAGGCTTCACAGGGGGCGAACAGGTCGGCAGCACGGATAACGGTAAAAATGTCTACGAAATAACCAACTCAAATGCGCATTCATGGGTTGAAGTTTACTTTCCGGAGATCGGTTGGGTTCCTTTTGAGCCAACACAAGGTTTTTCCAATTTATCGGATTTTGAGCTGAATCTTGATAATGAGACCGCAACCAGAGGAACCGAACAGTCGACTGGAAGTGATAGCCAGCAACAGCAGCAACAAAGACAGCCTGAGCCGATTGGCCCTCAGCAACAGCAAAACGACGCCGGAACAAGTGCAGGTAACAGTACGGCCGGATCAAATGTGAATTGGTGGAGTGTGTTGCTTATCTCTGCAGTCGTGCTGCTCGCGGCATATATTATTTACCGGACGAGGTTGCATTGGCAAACACTGTTTGTAATGTTGAAATACAACAGCAAAAGTGATGCGAAGACCTATCAGGAGGCCTATCATCTGTTGTTAAAGGTATTAGAAAAAAATGGTCTTTCGAAAAAGCCTGACCAGACATTGCGGGAATATTCACAGCGCATTGATTACAGGTTCCAAACCGACGCGATGGGACGTTTGACAAGCCATTATGAACGAATTCTCTACAAGAATGAGACGGACAATAAGGAAGCAGCTGAATTAAATCAATTATGGAAATATTTAATAAAGCGTGTAAAGGCTTGA
- a CDS encoding AAA family ATPase, translated as MMQEKTLYNERIEKVLTNINSVIVGKEEEAALSLIALLAQGHVLLEDVPGVGKTMLVRALAKSLDCDFRRIQFTPDLLPSDVTGVSIYNPKELEFEFRSGPILGNIVLADEINRTSPKTQSALLEGMEEKNITVDGNTIPLKRPFFVMATQNPIEYEGTYPLPEAQLDRFILKLNMGYPTPEQELQMLGLTSKHHPIESISAVLTRDELITIQEEVQNIYIDQNVQQYIINLVQKTRHSKSIYLGVSPRGSIALMKAAKAYAYMHGRDYVLPDDVKYLAPYVLAHRVILNSEAKYDGLTSDQVIQSIVGDTHIPIRKEFG; from the coding sequence ATGATGCAGGAGAAAACGTTATATAATGAGCGTATTGAAAAAGTATTAACGAATATAAATAGTGTAATAGTCGGCAAGGAAGAGGAAGCAGCATTAAGTTTGATTGCGCTGCTGGCGCAGGGACATGTGCTTTTGGAGGATGTACCTGGGGTCGGTAAAACGATGCTTGTCAGGGCATTGGCAAAATCATTGGATTGTGATTTCAGAAGGATCCAGTTTACACCTGACTTATTGCCGTCAGATGTTACCGGTGTATCCATCTACAACCCGAAAGAATTGGAATTTGAATTTCGCAGCGGACCGATCCTCGGAAATATTGTACTAGCTGATGAAATAAACAGAACATCCCCCAAGACACAATCAGCACTATTGGAAGGAATGGAGGAAAAAAACATTACCGTTGATGGCAACACCATTCCATTAAAGCGGCCGTTTTTTGTGATGGCCACGCAAAATCCGATCGAATATGAAGGCACGTATCCGCTTCCGGAGGCCCAGCTTGACCGCTTCATTCTGAAATTGAACATGGGTTATCCTACACCTGAACAGGAGTTGCAGATGCTTGGTCTTACATCAAAACACCATCCAATCGAATCTATCTCCGCTGTTTTGACCAGAGATGAACTCATTACCATCCAGGAAGAAGTGCAAAATATTTATATCGATCAGAACGTACAGCAGTATATTATTAATCTTGTACAAAAAACCCGCCACAGTAAATCTATTTATTTAGGAGTCAGCCCACGGGGTTCAATTGCTCTCATGAAAGCAGCAAAAGCGTATGCATATATGCATGGACGGGATTATGTTCTTCCGGATGACGTGAAATATCTGGCTCCATACGTGCTGGCCCACCGGGTAATCCTGAACTCAGAGGCAAAATATGATGGATTAACAAGCGATCAGGTCATTCAATCGATTGTTGGGGATACACATATACCGATTCGGAAGGAATTTGGTTGA
- the guaA gene encoding glutamine-hydrolyzing GMP synthase: protein MDNQMILVLDFGSQYNQLITRRIREHGVYSELHSHKLTADEIREMNPKGIILSGGPHSVYDENSFRCDEKIFDLDIPVLGICYGMQLMALHYGGEVAKAKNREYGKAMIDLADNPVLFRDTPEQQSVWMSHGDKVLKAPDTFQVDATSPSTPIAAMSKPDEKLYGVQFHPEVGHSEYGNHLLKQFVFDVCGCTDSWTINNFIDMEVDKIRETVGDRKVLCALSGGVDSSVVAALIHKAIGDQLTCIFVDHGLLRKNEADDVMKVFADDFHMNIIKVDASERFLSKLENVDNPELKRKIIGNEFIYVFDDEAAKLTDIDFLAQGTLYTDVIESGTDTAQTIKSHHNVGGLPEDMQFELIEPLNTLFKDEVRELGTQLGVPDSIVWRQPFPGPGLAIRVLGAITEEKLSIVRESDAILRSEIANAGLERDIWQYFTVLPDIRSVGVMGDARTYDYTIGIRAVTSIDGMTSDWARIPWDVLEKISTRIVNDVEHINRVVYDVTSKPPATIEWE from the coding sequence ATGGACAATCAAATGATTTTAGTGCTGGATTTCGGAAGTCAGTACAACCAGCTAATTACAAGAAGAATCCGCGAGCATGGGGTATATAGTGAATTGCACTCACACAAGCTGACTGCTGATGAAATCCGCGAGATGAATCCAAAGGGGATTATTTTGTCCGGCGGCCCTCATAGTGTATATGACGAAAACAGTTTCCGTTGCGATGAAAAGATTTTTGATCTGGACATTCCTGTACTGGGTATCTGTTACGGGATGCAGCTGATGGCCTTACATTACGGCGGTGAAGTTGCCAAGGCAAAAAATCGTGAGTATGGAAAGGCTATGATTGATTTAGCTGATAACCCGGTATTGTTCCGGGACACACCGGAACAGCAGTCTGTCTGGATGAGCCATGGTGATAAAGTGTTGAAGGCGCCTGATACATTTCAGGTTGATGCGACCAGCCCATCAACCCCAATCGCAGCCATGAGTAAACCGGATGAAAAGCTCTACGGGGTTCAGTTTCATCCGGAAGTCGGTCATTCCGAGTATGGCAATCATCTGTTAAAACAATTTGTATTTGATGTGTGCGGATGCACTGATTCCTGGACGATTAACAACTTTATCGATATGGAAGTTGATAAAATCCGGGAAACAGTTGGTGACCGGAAAGTTTTGTGCGCACTTAGCGGCGGCGTTGATTCATCTGTTGTAGCAGCCCTGATTCATAAAGCAATCGGTGATCAGCTTACATGTATTTTCGTGGACCATGGACTTCTTAGAAAAAATGAAGCGGATGACGTGATGAAAGTATTTGCCGATGATTTTCATATGAATATTATCAAGGTGGATGCTTCCGAACGATTTTTATCCAAGCTGGAAAATGTGGATAACCCGGAACTCAAACGAAAAATTATCGGAAATGAATTCATTTATGTTTTTGACGATGAAGCGGCCAAACTGACGGACATTGATTTTCTTGCGCAAGGTACACTGTATACGGATGTCATCGAGAGTGGTACAGATACAGCGCAAACAATAAAATCACACCATAATGTCGGCGGTCTTCCGGAAGATATGCAGTTTGAACTGATTGAGCCATTAAATACGTTGTTTAAAGATGAAGTCCGTGAGCTTGGGACACAGTTGGGGGTTCCTGATAGCATTGTCTGGCGGCAGCCGTTCCCGGGACCTGGACTTGCCATTCGCGTGTTGGGCGCAATTACGGAAGAAAAGCTATCGATTGTCCGTGAATCTGACGCTATCCTTCGTTCAGAAATTGCCAATGCTGGACTGGAAAGGGATATTTGGCAATACTTTACCGTGCTGCCGGATATCCGAAGTGTTGGTGTAATGGGTGATGCCCGGACATATGATTACACAATCGGCATCAGAGCGGTTACTTCAATCGACGGTATGACCTCTGACTGGGCGCGGATTCCATGGGATGTTTTGGAAAAAATTTCAACACGAATTGTTAATGACGTTGAACACATCAATCGTGTTGTGTATGATGTTACGAGCAAGCCGCCGGCAACAATTGAATGGGAGTAG